GGCGGTCGCCTTCCATGCCGGCCATTTTAACATTGGCGGCGAGGGCCAGGCCCTGATGGGCGGCCTCGGCGCAGCCCTGGTGGCGCTGTCGCTGCCACAGCTGCCGGCACTCGTCCTGTTGCCGCTCTGCGTGATCGGCGCAGCCCTCGGCGGCACGGCCTGGGCTTTCATACCGGCCTGGCTGCAGGCCCGGCGCGGCAGCCACATCGTCATCACCACCATCATGTTCAATTTCATCGCGGGGGCTCTGCTCGTCTATCTGCTGGTCGGACCGCTGAAGATGGCCGGCTCCATGGCGCCGGAGACAGCGAAGTTCACCGATGCCGCGATCCTGCCTTCGATCGCCACCATGACCGGCTGGTTCGGCTGGACGGTCGCCCGTTCGCCGCTCAACCTGTCGCTGCTGATCGCGCTGGCCGCAGCCGCCGCCGTCTGGGTGCTGATCTGGCACACCCGGCTCGGCTACCGCATCCGCACCGTCGGCGCCAATCCGGATGCCGCCGTCTATGCCGGCATCTCGCCGGCGCGCGTCACCATGATCGCCCTGATGCTGTCGGGTGGCCTCGCCGGATTGATGGCGACCAACGAGATCCTCGGTGCCCAGGGGCGGCTGATCAACGAATTCGTCGCCGGCGCGGGTTTTGTCGGCATCGCCGCCGCCCTGATGGGGCGCGCCCATCCCTTCGGCATCGTGCTGGCAAGCCTGCTGTTTGGGGTGCTGACCCAGGGCGGCGCCGAGCTTGCCTTCGAAAAGCCGAGGATCACCCGCGAAATGATCGTGGTCATCCAGGGCTTCGTCATCCTGTTCGCCGGCGCGCTGGAGAGCCTGTTCGCCGAACGGCTGGCCGCGCTCTATCAGCGGTTCACCGTTCAGGAGGCTTGAATGATCGAAGCCTGGACCATCCTGCTGGTGGCCTGCGACAGCGCCATCAGGCTGTCGGTACCGCTGATCTTCGCTTGCCTCGCCGGCCTCTATTCGGAACGTGCCGGCGTGGTCGATATTGGCCTCGAGGGCAAGCTGCTGGTCGGCGCCTTCGCGGCCGGCGCCACCGCGGCGGTCATCCCCAATCCCTGGATTGGACTTGCCGCGGCGATCGGTACCTCGGTCGTCTTCGCGCTGATCCACGGTTTTGCCTCGATCAGCCAGCGCGGCAACCAGATCGTCTCCGGCGTCGCGCTGAACGTGCTGGCCTCCGGCCTCACCGCCGTGCTCGGCAATGCCTGGTTCGACCAGGGCGGGCGGACCCCGCAACTGCCCGCAAGCGCGCGTTTCAACGAGATCACCTTGCCTCTTGCCGAGACGGCCGCTGGCGTCCCGGTCATCGGCACCTTCTATGCCGACATCATTTCCGGCCATTCCGTGCCGGTCTATCTCGCCTTCATCCTGGTGCCGATCACCGCCTTCGCGCTCTATCAGACCCGCTGGGGCCTGCGCCTGCGCGCGGTGGGAGAAAACCCGGCGGCGGTCGATACCGCCGGCGTCTCGGTCGCGCGGCTGCGCTATCAGGCGGTGATCGTCGCCGGCATCCTGTGCGGCATGGGCGGCGCCTATCTCGCCATTGCCCAATCGGCCGGCTTCATCAACGACATGACCGCCGGCAAGGGCTTCATTGCCCTCGCCGCATTGATCTTCGCCAAATGGCGGCCTTGGGCCGCGCTCGGCGCCTGCCTGCTGTTCGGCCTGATGGATGCGACCGCGCTGCGCATTCAGGGCGCGTCTTTTCCGGGCATTGGCCAGGTGCCTGTTCAGGCCATCCAGGCTTTGCCTTATATCTTCACCGTGGTGCTGCTGGCCGGCTTCATCGGCCGGGCGACGCCACCCAAGGCCTCCGGCATTCCCTATGTGAAGGATCGTACGTGACACCGGAGCTGAAAGCCCTGTTCGACGCAGCCAGGCGCGCCCAGGCGCAAGCCTACGCGCCCTATTCGCGGTTCCGGGTCGGCGCCGCCATCAGGTCGGCCTCCGGCGCCATCCATGCCGGCTGCAATGTCGAGAATGCGGCCTATCCGGTCGGCGCCTGCGCCGAGGCCGGCGCGCTATCGGCCATGGTGCTGGCCGGCGACCGGCAGATCGCCGAGATCCTGGTGATCGGCGACGGGCCGGAGCTGTGCACGCCTTGCGGCGCCTGCCGCCAGCGCCTGCGTGAATTCTCGGCCGATGCCGTGCTCGTGCATGTCGCCGGGCCGGAAGGGCTGAGGCGCAGCTTCACGCTCGGCAGCCTGCTGCCCTTTTCCTTCGGGCCGGACAACCTGACATGACCGCCGCCGCGATCATCCGGCAGCGCACCGGAGCAGAGCCGTTCGACTGCGCCATCGTGCTCGGCACCGGGCTTGGGCCCCTGGCCGAGACGATCGCGGACGCGACCGTCATCCCCTATGCCGAACTGCCCGGCTTCCCCGGCGCCGGCGTCTCCGGCCATGCCGGCCGGCTCGTTGTCGGCCGCCTCGAGGGGCGGCGCGTCGCGGTCATGCAAGGCCGCGCCCATGTCTATGAACAGGGCGACGCGCGGGTCATGAAGCCGGCGATCGACACATTCGCCACGCTCGGCGCGCGCGCCCTGCTGCTGACCAATGCCGCGGGGTCGCTGAAGGCCGACATGCCGCCCGGCGCGGTCATGGCGATATCGGACCACATCGCCCTGTTCGGACCCAATCCGCTGATCGGTTTGCCCGGCGACGCGCGTTTCGTGCCGATGAACGACGCCTATCACCCCGGACTGACGGCGGCGCTCGCCCGCGGCGCGCAACGCGGCGGCGTCCGGCTGCACCAGGGCGTCTATGCCTGGGTCACCGGCCCGAGCTTCGAAACGCCTGCCGAAATCCGCGCACTGCAGCGCCTGGGCGCCGACGCCGTCGGCATGTCCACCGTGCCGGAGGTCATCCTCGCCCGCCATGCCGGACTTTCCGTCGTCGCGCTGTCCATGATCACCAACTATGGTGCGGGACTGGCGCCGCAAGCCCCGTCCCATGGCGAGACCAAGACGGTCGCGGCCGAGGGCGCTGGCGCCGTCGCAGCCGTGATCCGAGGTTTTCTCTCGGAGATGTCAGCATGACCAGGTCTATCTCGGCTCCTTTTGCCGCCCGCGCCGTGGCGCTGCTCGACCTCACCGACCTGTCGAACGGCCTTGACGAGGCCGGCGTCGAGACGCTCTGCAGCCGCGCCGTCACGCGGCTCGGCCCGGTTGCGGCGGTCTGCACCTGGGCCGGCTTCGTCCCCCAGGCCAAACGCCTGTTGAAGGACACGGGAGTGAAGGTCGCGACCGTGGTGAATTTCCCGGCCGGCGGCACCGACGTGACCCAGGTCGCCGACGAGACCCGTTATGCGCTGCTCGACGGCGCCGACGAGATCGACCTGGTTCTGCCCTGGCGCGCCCTGGTCAAAGGCGACCGCGAGACGGTCGGCGCGCTGATCGGCGCGGTGCGCAGCGCGGTTCCCTCGACCAGACTGTTGAAGGTCATCCTGGAGACCGGCGAACTGACGTCGCCGCACCTGATCCGCGAGGCCGCCCGCATCGCCATTACGACCGGCGCCGATTTCATCAAGACCTCGACCGGCAAGACCACGGTGTCGGCCACGCCCGAAGCGGTCCAGATCATGCTCGAAGAGATCCGTGCCGCGCCGCGGTCGGTCGGGCTGAAGCCCTCCGGCGGCATTCGCACGGTGGCCGATGCGGCCGCCTATCTGGCGCTCGCCGATGGCATCATGGGGCCCGCCTGGGCAAGCCCCAGAACCTTCCGTTTCGGCGCCTCCGGGCTGCTCGACGCGCTTCTGGCGGATCAGGCCGCTGCGCCGACGGCAACCGGCACCCCATATTAAAGATGGCCCTGACCGGTCGAGGACCACACGCATGACGCTGCTTCCGCAAGAGATCATCCGCGACAAGCGCGACGGCCGGGCTCTGGCCCCGGAGGCCATCGACGCCTTCGTCGCCGGCATCGGCGCGGGCAAGGTCACCGAGGCGCAGGTCGCAGCCCTTGCCATGGCGATCTTTTTCCAGGGCATGTCGATGGCCGAACGCATCGCGCTGACCCGCGCCATGACCCATTCCGGCGATGTCCTGTCGTGGCGTGACCTCGATCTGTCCGGCCCGGTGCTCGACAAGCATTCGACCGGCGGGGTCGGCGACACCGTCTCGCTCATGCTGGCGCCGATGGTCGCGGCAGCCGGCGGCTTCGTACCGATGATTTCCGGTCGCGGCCTCGGCCATACCGGCGGCACCCTCGACAAGCTCGAATCGATCCCCGGCTATGACGCGACACCTTCGCTCGACCGCCTGCGCCGGACCGTCAGGGAGGTTGGCTGCGCCATCATCGGGCAGACTGCCAATCTGGCGCCGGCCGACAAGGTGATCTATGGCGTCCGCGACGTCACGGCGACGGTCGAATCGATCCCGCTGCTGACCTCCTCGATCCTGTCGAAAAAACTCGCCGCCGGCCTCGACGGGCTGGTGATGGACGTCAAGACCGGCTCGGGCGCCTTCATGCCGGAATTCCCACGCTCGAAGGAGCTGGCCGAATCCATTGCCACCGTTGCCGCCGGCG
This portion of the Phreatobacter stygius genome encodes:
- a CDS encoding ABC transporter permease, producing the protein MNDRDLPLWLTAVAIPLVNVAVAFLAAGLVVTLIGESPFEALAIMLRGALGSDYGLGYTLFYTTSYIFTGLAVAVAFHAGHFNIGGEGQALMGGLGAALVALSLPQLPALVLLPLCVIGAALGGTAWAFIPAWLQARRGSHIVITTIMFNFIAGALLVYLLVGPLKMAGSMAPETAKFTDAAILPSIATMTGWFGWTVARSPLNLSLLIALAAAAAVWVLIWHTRLGYRIRTVGANPDAAVYAGISPARVTMIALMLSGGLAGLMATNEILGAQGRLINEFVAGAGFVGIAAALMGRAHPFGIVLASLLFGVLTQGGAELAFEKPRITREMIVVIQGFVILFAGALESLFAERLAALYQRFTVQEA
- a CDS encoding ABC transporter permease; amino-acid sequence: MIEAWTILLVACDSAIRLSVPLIFACLAGLYSERAGVVDIGLEGKLLVGAFAAGATAAVIPNPWIGLAAAIGTSVVFALIHGFASISQRGNQIVSGVALNVLASGLTAVLGNAWFDQGGRTPQLPASARFNEITLPLAETAAGVPVIGTFYADIISGHSVPVYLAFILVPITAFALYQTRWGLRLRAVGENPAAVDTAGVSVARLRYQAVIVAGILCGMGGAYLAIAQSAGFINDMTAGKGFIALAALIFAKWRPWAALGACLLFGLMDATALRIQGASFPGIGQVPVQAIQALPYIFTVVLLAGFIGRATPPKASGIPYVKDRT
- a CDS encoding cytidine deaminase; protein product: MTPELKALFDAARRAQAQAYAPYSRFRVGAAIRSASGAIHAGCNVENAAYPVGACAEAGALSAMVLAGDRQIAEILVIGDGPELCTPCGACRQRLREFSADAVLVHVAGPEGLRRSFTLGSLLPFSFGPDNLT
- a CDS encoding purine-nucleoside phosphorylase, which translates into the protein MTAAAIIRQRTGAEPFDCAIVLGTGLGPLAETIADATVIPYAELPGFPGAGVSGHAGRLVVGRLEGRRVAVMQGRAHVYEQGDARVMKPAIDTFATLGARALLLTNAAGSLKADMPPGAVMAISDHIALFGPNPLIGLPGDARFVPMNDAYHPGLTAALARGAQRGGVRLHQGVYAWVTGPSFETPAEIRALQRLGADAVGMSTVPEVILARHAGLSVVALSMITNYGAGLAPQAPSHGETKTVAAEGAGAVAAVIRGFLSEMSA
- the deoC gene encoding deoxyribose-phosphate aldolase, translating into MTRSISAPFAARAVALLDLTDLSNGLDEAGVETLCSRAVTRLGPVAAVCTWAGFVPQAKRLLKDTGVKVATVVNFPAGGTDVTQVADETRYALLDGADEIDLVLPWRALVKGDRETVGALIGAVRSAVPSTRLLKVILETGELTSPHLIREAARIAITTGADFIKTSTGKTTVSATPEAVQIMLEEIRAAPRSVGLKPSGGIRTVADAAAYLALADGIMGPAWASPRTFRFGASGLLDALLADQAAAPTATGTPY
- the deoA gene encoding thymidine phosphorylase, which codes for MTLLPQEIIRDKRDGRALAPEAIDAFVAGIGAGKVTEAQVAALAMAIFFQGMSMAERIALTRAMTHSGDVLSWRDLDLSGPVLDKHSTGGVGDTVSLMLAPMVAAAGGFVPMISGRGLGHTGGTLDKLESIPGYDATPSLDRLRRTVREVGCAIIGQTANLAPADKVIYGVRDVTATVESIPLLTSSILSKKLAAGLDGLVMDVKTGSGAFMPEFPRSKELAESIATVAAGAGLPTVALVTAMDQPLANAAGNAVEVRWAIDYLSGRHRQSRLHGVTMALAAELLVLGKLAPNLDQAQGKLERVLDNGRAAETFERMVVALGGPGDLMESPDKHLPRAPLIRPVLAAAAGTVTTIDTRAIGMSVVALGGGRTRSADPVDHAVGLTDLVMLGEAIERGQPLAMVHSRDEAGFDAAAAMIHAAITLDHGGALVGALVQARIAG